From Varibaculum massiliense, a single genomic window includes:
- a CDS encoding arginine deiminase, with translation MVRGVWSEVGKLKKVLVHRPGRELDRLTPSNREKLLFDDILWLEKAQADHDNFSATLSSQGAEVVYLQDLLAETLDLEPARKWLLEQTIDERYFGVALSAPLKDYLAGLASKQLAEILISGMTRAEIEAELGAVASAVLARVGSEDLILDSLPNHLFTRDTSAWIGGAVMLSAMNKTARRRETLNLQAIYNFHPDFSDNVTQFGAGIADSPAACEGGDVEVLSPASVLVGMGERTSPAGFERLAARLLLDSSSSIEMVTGLIMPMERAQMHLDTVITMINRDTFYKYKNLGMLPSVIARRDKGGNISWRYYPAEQMHQVLAEACGVSSINILQTPQSDSGAERGQWNDACNLLALRENVVTSYDRNWQTIEYLRSQGIEVLEVPSAELGRGRGGPRCMTCPLERAAIEN, from the coding sequence ATGGTACGTGGAGTCTGGTCAGAGGTCGGAAAACTTAAAAAAGTTTTAGTACACCGTCCGGGAAGAGAACTTGATCGGCTCACTCCCTCTAACCGCGAAAAATTGCTCTTTGATGATATTTTGTGGCTGGAAAAGGCGCAGGCAGATCACGATAATTTTAGTGCGACTCTTTCCTCTCAAGGTGCCGAGGTCGTGTATCTGCAAGATCTTTTAGCCGAAACTTTAGACTTGGAACCGGCACGAAAGTGGCTGCTGGAGCAAACTATTGATGAACGTTATTTTGGGGTGGCGCTTAGTGCTCCACTAAAGGATTATCTGGCGGGGCTAGCAAGCAAGCAGCTGGCCGAGATTCTGATTAGTGGTATGACCCGCGCAGAAATCGAGGCAGAGCTGGGGGCGGTGGCCTCCGCAGTGTTAGCGCGCGTGGGCAGCGAAGATTTGATTTTGGATTCGCTGCCTAATCACTTGTTTACCCGGGATACTTCCGCCTGGATTGGTGGGGCAGTCATGCTCTCGGCGATGAACAAGACTGCTCGCCGCCGCGAAACCCTAAACCTGCAAGCCATCTATAATTTTCACCCAGATTTTAGTGATAATGTTACCCAGTTTGGAGCGGGAATAGCCGATAGCCCGGCCGCTTGCGAGGGCGGCGATGTGGAAGTATTGTCTCCGGCTTCGGTACTGGTCGGTATGGGTGAGCGCACCAGTCCTGCCGGTTTCGAACGCCTAGCTGCCCGGTTATTGCTAGATTCGTCCTCCTCTATAGAAATGGTTACCGGTCTGATAATGCCGATGGAGCGTGCCCAAATGCACCTGGACACGGTAATCACCATGATTAACCGGGATACGTTCTATAAATACAAGAACCTGGGGATGTTGCCCAGTGTTATTGCCCGCCGAGACAAAGGCGGAAATATCTCTTGGCGTTACTATCCCGCGGAACAAATGCATCAAGTATTAGCGGAGGCCTGCGGGGTATCTTCGATAAATATCTTGCAAACCCCGCAATCTGATAGTGGAGCCGAACGCGGGCAGTGGAATGATGCCTGCAATCTGCTGGCGCTGCGGGAAAACGTGGTTACTTCTTATGACCGTAACTGGCAAACCATTGAATACTTGCGTTCACAAGGAATCGAAGTCCTGGAAGTTCCCAGTGCAGAGCTCGGGCGGGGGCGTGGGGGACCGCGGTGTATGACCTGTCCCCTCGAGCGCGCAGCTATCGAAAACTAG
- a CDS encoding metal-sulfur cluster assembly factor codes for MAPNTESTQVAREKQPAAQTFSDPSAPLTPSEAKVTKEDVFEALKDVIDPELGINIVDLGLVYGAEIHPDGAVTLEMTLTSAACPLTDMLEEQTRWVLSSMATSVAINWVWMPPWGPDRITEEGREQLRALGFNV; via the coding sequence ATGGCTCCAAATACTGAATCTACGCAGGTAGCGCGAGAAAAACAACCAGCTGCCCAAACTTTTTCTGACCCCTCTGCGCCGCTTACCCCTTCTGAGGCGAAGGTAACCAAAGAGGATGTATTCGAAGCCCTCAAGGATGTTATCGACCCCGAATTGGGGATTAATATCGTGGATTTGGGGCTGGTCTATGGGGCGGAAATCCACCCTGATGGGGCAGTAACTCTAGAGATGACACTGACTTCTGCAGCCTGCCCACTCACCGATATGTTGGAAGAACAAACCCGTTGGGTTTTGAGTTCCATGGCGACCAGCGTAGCCATCAATTGGGTATGGATGCCTCCCTGGGGGCCGGATCGGATTACCGAGGAAGGACGTGAACAGCTACGGGCTCTGGGATTCAACGTTTAA
- the sufU gene encoding Fe-S cluster assembly sulfur transfer protein SufU, producing MVSAIDQLYQQVIMDHAAEKHGSSPVTPSDTSSYQVNPTCGDEVTLEVTLEGDTLAGLAWQGQGCSISQASLSMMNDLVAGKSLAEIEQLWKDFDQMMHSRGQEVPDKILDPLEDAASLQGTSKFPNRVKCALLGWMALRESIAKTQARQENE from the coding sequence ATGGTTTCAGCTATAGATCAGCTTTATCAACAGGTGATTATGGATCACGCTGCGGAAAAGCACGGCAGCTCCCCAGTGACCCCCTCGGACACCTCCTCCTATCAAGTTAATCCCACCTGCGGGGATGAGGTGACTTTAGAGGTTACTTTAGAGGGCGATACCCTAGCCGGTCTTGCCTGGCAGGGGCAGGGCTGTTCTATTTCTCAGGCTTCCCTGTCAATGATGAATGACTTGGTGGCAGGGAAATCTCTGGCGGAAATCGAGCAGCTTTGGAAAGACTTTGACCAAATGATGCATTCGCGCGGGCAAGAAGTGCCTGACAAAATACTAGATCCCCTGGAAGATGCCGCCAGCCTGCAGGGAACCTCCAAGTTTCCAAACCGGGTCAAATGCGCCCTCTTAGGGTGGATGGCACTGAGAGAATCAATCGCCAAAACGCAAGCGAGGCAAGAAAATGAGTGA
- a CDS encoding SufS family cysteine desulfurase — MDSPFTERELTRLRADFPILSRTGRGGKPIVYLDAAATSQKPLSVIEAEKAFYENSNGAVHRGTHLLADESSQYFEDARLKLATFIGASPEEIVWIKNATEALNLVAYALSNPGIEGGAPLVGKGARVVTTRAEHHANLVPWQLLAQRTGCEFAYLDLDSQGRIDLETLDVITPNTKVVAVTHASNVSGAITDIAPITQAAHAVGAWVVVDTCQSSAHLPLDVKALDADFACFSGHKMAGPTGIGALYGRRELLEQLPPFLAGGSMIADVTMDKTTFQPVPERFEAGSQPVAQIHAWAVALDYLQEVGMERIRRHELALTQYLLEGLATVKDLRLLGPADYRERVGLAAFDFAGIHPHDVGQVLDAEDVAIRVGHHCALPLHAHYGLRASCRASLSLTSSRGDIDRLIEGLEVVRSFFLRGQ; from the coding sequence ATGGATTCGCCATTTACCGAGAGGGAACTGACGCGCTTGCGTGCCGATTTCCCGATTCTTTCCCGTACCGGGCGGGGAGGAAAACCAATAGTTTATTTAGATGCGGCGGCCACCTCGCAAAAACCGCTTTCAGTTATCGAGGCCGAGAAAGCTTTTTACGAGAACTCTAACGGGGCAGTCCACCGGGGTACCCACCTGCTGGCCGATGAATCTAGCCAGTATTTCGAGGACGCGCGCCTAAAACTGGCCACTTTTATCGGGGCGTCCCCGGAAGAAATCGTGTGGATCAAGAACGCGACCGAAGCGCTAAATCTGGTCGCCTATGCTCTCTCAAATCCCGGGATAGAGGGCGGAGCACCTCTGGTAGGGAAAGGGGCTCGGGTAGTTACTACTCGGGCGGAGCATCACGCCAACTTGGTGCCCTGGCAGCTGCTTGCCCAGCGGACTGGATGTGAGTTCGCCTATCTGGATCTAGATTCACAGGGGCGGATTGACTTAGAAACCCTAGACGTTATCACCCCGAATACCAAGGTAGTGGCGGTAACTCACGCTTCTAATGTGTCCGGGGCGATCACTGATATTGCCCCTATTACCCAGGCGGCTCACGCGGTGGGGGCGTGGGTAGTGGTAGATACCTGCCAGTCCAGCGCTCATCTACCGCTAGATGTTAAAGCCCTAGACGCGGATTTTGCCTGTTTCTCCGGGCATAAAATGGCGGGTCCCACCGGTATTGGGGCTCTATACGGCCGCCGGGAATTGCTAGAACAATTGCCGCCTTTCTTGGCAGGCGGTTCCATGATCGCTGACGTGACCATGGACAAAACTACTTTCCAACCTGTGCCGGAGCGTTTTGAGGCGGGCTCGCAGCCGGTTGCCCAAATTCATGCCTGGGCGGTGGCGCTCGATTACCTGCAGGAAGTGGGGATGGAGCGGATCCGCCGGCACGAATTGGCTTTGACTCAGTACCTGCTGGAAGGATTGGCGACTGTAAAAGACTTGCGGCTGCTGGGACCGGCGGACTACCGGGAAAGGGTTGGTCTGGCGGCTTTCGATTTCGCGGGGATTCACCCCCATGACGTGGGCCAGGTACTAGATGCCGAGGACGTGGCGATTAGGGTGGGTCATCACTGCGCCCTCCCGCTGCACGCCCACTATGGCCTGCGGGCATCTTGCCGGGCATCGCTATCACTGACTTCTTCCCGCGGCGATATTGATCGCCTAATCGAAGGGCTAGAGGTAGTTCGTAGTTTCTTTTTAAGGGGGCAGTAA
- the sufC gene encoding Fe-S cluster assembly ATPase SufC, whose amino-acid sequence MGKLEVKDLKVSVETPEGVKQILKGASLTVNSGEKHAIMGPNGSGKSTLAYSIAGHPGYHIEGGEVLLDGVNILESSPDDRARAGLFLAMQYPVEVPGVTVSNFLRTARTAVDGQAPPVRTWVKELKEAMEDLRVDPQFANRDLNAGFSGGEKKRLEILQMQILHPKFAILDETDSGLDIDALRTVSAGVNHAHEKLGCGLLVITHYSRILNYIKPDFVHVFANGRIVDSGGSELADKLETSGYDSYL is encoded by the coding sequence ATGGGGAAACTAGAAGTTAAAGACCTGAAAGTTTCGGTAGAAACTCCCGAAGGGGTAAAACAGATCCTGAAAGGTGCCTCCCTAACCGTAAATTCCGGGGAAAAGCACGCGATTATGGGACCGAATGGTTCGGGTAAATCTACTCTGGCCTATTCGATTGCCGGTCACCCCGGTTACCATATCGAGGGTGGGGAAGTTCTGCTGGACGGGGTAAATATCCTGGAATCATCTCCGGATGATCGGGCTCGTGCCGGTTTGTTCCTAGCGATGCAGTACCCGGTGGAAGTTCCCGGAGTAACCGTCTCTAACTTCTTGCGCACTGCCCGGACCGCGGTTGATGGGCAGGCTCCGCCGGTGCGCACCTGGGTAAAAGAGCTCAAAGAGGCCATGGAAGACCTACGGGTAGACCCCCAGTTCGCTAACCGCGACCTCAACGCGGGATTCTCGGGTGGGGAAAAGAAACGGTTAGAAATCCTGCAAATGCAGATTCTGCACCCCAAGTTCGCCATTTTGGATGAAACCGATTCTGGTCTGGATATTGATGCTTTGCGCACCGTGTCTGCCGGAGTTAATCATGCCCACGAAAAACTAGGTTGCGGTCTGCTGGTAATTACCCACTACTCGCGGATCTTGAACTACATTAAACCGGACTTCGTGCACGTATTTGCCAATGGGCGGATCGTGGATTCCGGGGGTAGCGAACTGGCCGACAAACTGGAAACCAGCGGGTACGACTCCTACCTGTAA
- a CDS encoding non-heme iron oxygenase ferredoxin subunit yields the protein MSLEKVCDLSALEPAEALRAEVTDERGKRIPIAVVRDEEGGWHAIDALCTHGDVALDEGDVEGCAIECWGHGAQFDLNTGQPTMPATEPVNCYQLEIKGQAVYVDACSRSKGKE from the coding sequence ATGAGCCTCGAAAAAGTTTGCGACCTCAGCGCCCTGGAGCCCGCTGAGGCTCTGCGCGCCGAAGTCACCGATGAGCGGGGAAAAAGGATTCCGATTGCAGTGGTGCGCGACGAGGAGGGCGGTTGGCACGCCATCGACGCCCTTTGCACTCACGGAGACGTAGCTTTAGACGAGGGCGACGTAGAAGGATGCGCGATCGAATGTTGGGGTCACGGCGCCCAGTTTGATCTCAACACCGGACAACCTACTATGCCGGCCACCGAGCCAGTTAACTGTTATCAGCTTGAAATAAAAGGACAGGCGGTTTATGTTGACGCCTGCAGCCGCAGTAAAGGAAAAGAATAA
- the sufD gene encoding Fe-S cluster assembly protein SufD, translating to MAEMVKQTGHKVVAAPSRADRPTSFNLADIPMPGGREEDWRFTPLERIKMLLADTLEGEAPRVEVAGQVVSKTKRVELGASSYVEIAADSDIHGKVGAPGDRAAVVEWNNHRDLVNVVIAEQLSEPVRIKVIGESRQPAAQHICIDVKPDAKALVILEHIGDVQLNQGVEIDVESGAQLEFVSIQEWDRAAVHASNHRMSVEKDGKLKHITITLGGDLVRICPDIELDKPGGEVELFGVYFTDTDQHQEHRLFVNHSAENCRSDVHYKGALQGQQAHAVWIGDVLIGKKAFNTDSYEQNRNLVLNEGAKADSVPNLEIENGEIAGAGHASATGRFDEEQLFYLLSRGIPEDIARKMVVHGFFAEVIRQIGIEEIEERLLEAVDARLEKGPDPL from the coding sequence ATGGCCGAAATGGTAAAGCAGACAGGCCATAAAGTAGTCGCGGCTCCCTCGAGGGCGGATCGTCCCACCTCGTTTAACCTCGCTGATATCCCGATGCCGGGTGGACGTGAGGAGGATTGGCGATTCACTCCCCTCGAGCGGATAAAAATGCTGCTGGCGGATACTTTAGAGGGAGAAGCGCCCCGAGTTGAAGTTGCCGGACAGGTGGTGAGCAAAACTAAGCGGGTAGAGCTGGGCGCGTCCTCATACGTCGAAATAGCAGCTGACAGCGATATCCACGGAAAAGTAGGCGCCCCCGGGGACCGCGCTGCCGTAGTCGAGTGGAATAATCACCGCGACCTGGTAAACGTAGTAATCGCCGAGCAGCTCAGCGAACCGGTACGTATTAAGGTAATCGGGGAAAGCCGCCAACCGGCAGCTCAGCATATCTGCATTGATGTGAAACCGGATGCGAAAGCCTTGGTGATCCTGGAGCACATTGGGGATGTCCAGCTGAACCAGGGGGTAGAAATCGATGTGGAATCCGGCGCGCAGCTTGAGTTCGTTTCTATTCAAGAATGGGATAGAGCGGCAGTTCACGCCAGTAACCACCGGATGAGCGTGGAAAAAGATGGCAAGCTAAAGCATATTACGATTACCCTGGGCGGCGACCTGGTGCGGATTTGTCCCGACATTGAACTGGATAAACCGGGTGGGGAAGTTGAACTCTTTGGTGTCTACTTCACCGACACTGATCAGCATCAAGAACATCGTCTGTTCGTCAACCATAGCGCGGAAAACTGCCGCTCTGATGTGCACTATAAAGGGGCGTTGCAAGGTCAGCAGGCACACGCGGTTTGGATTGGGGATGTGTTGATTGGCAAGAAAGCCTTCAACACCGATTCTTATGAACAAAACCGTAACCTGGTGTTAAACGAGGGTGCCAAAGCCGATTCCGTACCTAACCTAGAGATTGAAAACGGCGAAATTGCGGGGGCTGGACACGCTTCGGCTACTGGACGTTTTGACGAAGAACAACTGTTCTATCTGCTGTCTCGGGGGATTCCGGAAGATATTGCCCGCAAAATGGTGGTGCATGGGTTCTTCGCGGAAGTGATTCGCCAAATCGGAATCGAGGAGATTGAAGAGCGACTCTTAGAAGCAGTTGACGCCCGGCTAGAAAAAGGGCCAGATCCGCTATGA
- the sufB gene encoding Fe-S cluster assembly protein SufB, with the protein MTSSPPVIATKEQKEAADQQVIDSIGTQYEYGWHDSDAAGQSARRGLDEEVVRFISAEKNEPEWMLKRRLKALKVFERKPMPNWGPDLSDLDMDQIKYFVRSTDRVANSWEDLPEDIKKTYDRLGIPEAERESLVSGVAAQYESEVVYNQIRGDLEKQGVVFLDTDTALREHEDLFKRFFGKAVPAGDNKFAALNTAVWSGGSFIYVPKGVHVEIPLQAYFRINTENMGQFERTLIIADEGSYVHYVEGCTAPIYKTDSLHSAIVEIFCLKDARVRYTTIQNWSTNVYNLVTQRAICEEGATMEWVDGNMGSKTNMKYPSVYLTGKNARGEALSVAFSGEGQNQDTGAKMLHLAPNTSSSIVSKSISRNGGRSSYRGLVQIAPQAKHSKASVVCDALLVDQISRTDTYPYVDIQTDDVEMGHEATVSKVSADQLFYLMSRGLSETEAMAMIVRGFIEPIARELPMEYALELNRLIELQMEGSVG; encoded by the coding sequence ATGACATCATCACCACCGGTGATTGCCACAAAAGAGCAGAAAGAGGCTGCTGACCAGCAGGTTATTGACTCGATTGGCACTCAATATGAGTACGGCTGGCACGACTCGGATGCAGCGGGACAAAGCGCTAGGCGCGGTCTCGATGAGGAAGTGGTGCGCTTTATCTCTGCCGAGAAGAATGAGCCCGAATGGATGCTGAAGCGTCGCCTCAAAGCGCTGAAGGTCTTTGAGCGCAAACCCATGCCGAACTGGGGACCGGATTTATCAGATCTGGATATGGATCAGATTAAATACTTTGTGCGCTCTACGGATCGGGTGGCAAATTCCTGGGAAGACCTGCCCGAGGATATTAAGAAAACCTATGACCGGCTGGGGATTCCCGAGGCGGAACGTGAAAGCCTGGTCTCCGGGGTAGCCGCCCAGTATGAATCGGAAGTGGTCTACAACCAAATCCGCGGTGACCTGGAAAAACAAGGGGTGGTGTTTTTAGATACCGACACTGCCCTGCGGGAACACGAAGACCTCTTCAAACGGTTCTTCGGCAAAGCAGTCCCTGCTGGCGATAACAAGTTTGCTGCCCTGAACACCGCCGTGTGGTCGGGGGGATCTTTCATCTACGTCCCCAAAGGGGTACACGTAGAGATTCCGCTGCAGGCCTATTTCCGGATCAACACCGAAAACATGGGGCAGTTTGAACGCACCTTGATCATTGCTGACGAAGGCTCTTACGTCCACTACGTGGAAGGGTGTACCGCGCCGATTTATAAGACAGATTCGCTGCACTCCGCGATTGTAGAGATTTTCTGCCTCAAAGATGCTCGGGTGCGCTACACGACCATTCAAAACTGGTCTACCAACGTCTATAACCTGGTAACCCAGCGGGCGATCTGCGAAGAAGGCGCCACTATGGAATGGGTAGACGGCAATATGGGGTCAAAAACTAATATGAAGTATCCCTCGGTTTACTTGACCGGAAAAAACGCGCGGGGGGAAGCGCTCTCCGTAGCGTTCTCGGGTGAGGGACAAAACCAGGATACCGGGGCAAAAATGTTGCACCTGGCGCCGAACACTTCCTCTTCGATTGTGTCTAAATCTATTTCGCGTAATGGCGGGCGTTCCTCCTATCGAGGTCTGGTACAGATTGCGCCTCAGGCTAAACATTCCAAGGCCTCCGTGGTTTGTGATGCGCTGCTGGTAGACCAGATTTCCCGGACGGATACCTACCCTTACGTGGATATTCAGACCGATGACGTAGAGATGGGGCACGAGGCTACCGTTTCTAAAGTTAGTGCTGACCAGCTCTTTTATTTGATGAGTCGGGGACTTAGCGAAACGGAAGCGATGGCGATGATTGTGCGTGGTTTTATCGAGCCGATTGCTCGGGAGCTGCCTATGGAGTATGCCCTGGAGCTTAATCGCCTGATTGAACTACAAATGGAAGGATCGGTGGGGTAA
- a CDS encoding helix-turn-helix transcriptional regulator, whose amino-acid sequence MSDTEPTRQTVLDLIVEKGPVTAAHLAKILRLTTAAVRRHITALETGQMITVYDPAPQAKRGRGRPARHYIATGKGREGLSEDYSKLASRALGFIEQVAGPDGIDTFAAAHSRDIERRYAPLIREAGSDPKARARALADALTADGYAATVREVGNGGFAVQLCQGNCPVQEVAGEFPQLCEAETQAFSRLLNVHVQRLATLADGEHVCTTSVPIALPNPKIPRKPVNMAE is encoded by the coding sequence GTGAGCGATACGGAGCCGACTCGGCAAACAGTTTTAGACTTAATCGTCGAAAAAGGACCGGTTACCGCCGCCCACTTGGCAAAAATCCTCCGTTTGACCACCGCCGCCGTCCGGCGCCATATCACCGCTTTAGAGACCGGACAGATGATTACGGTCTATGACCCTGCTCCCCAGGCAAAACGGGGTCGAGGGAGACCTGCTCGCCACTATATAGCGACTGGTAAGGGACGTGAAGGACTCAGCGAAGATTACTCTAAACTAGCCAGTCGGGCTCTTGGATTTATTGAACAGGTGGCCGGTCCGGACGGGATTGATACTTTCGCGGCCGCACATTCTCGCGATATTGAACGCCGCTATGCGCCGCTGATTAGGGAAGCCGGCTCCGATCCTAAAGCTCGGGCTCGCGCCCTCGCCGATGCTTTAACTGCCGATGGGTATGCGGCGACGGTCCGCGAAGTAGGAAACGGCGGTTTCGCGGTACAGCTTTGCCAAGGAAATTGCCCGGTTCAGGAAGTTGCTGGCGAGTTCCCGCAACTTTGCGAAGCTGAAACCCAAGCTTTTTCACGTCTTTTAAATGTCCATGTGCAAAGGCTGGCGACTTTAGCGGATGGGGAACACGTTTGCACCACCTCGGTGCCAATAGCTTTACCCAACCCCAAAATTCCCCGCAAGCCGGTAAACATGGCAGAGTAG
- a CDS encoding NUDIX domain-containing protein, with translation MELRDENYSFPVENHQLIYQGKVFDFVSDSVRFHADEEVAQRDYLAHPGAVAIAAVRPVSGADSSSREISDWEILLVRQYRHPVRAFLWEVPAGLLDHQGEDRLEAAQRELWEEANLEAETWQVLVDFFTSPGGSSEHLRVFLAREVSSATGKRFEASEEERDMVTAWFTLEQARDALLSGKMHNPSAMAAILSAIESLRQGWQGLRETDSPFITDPLQIER, from the coding sequence ATGGAACTGCGCGATGAAAACTATAGTTTCCCGGTAGAAAACCACCAGCTGATTTATCAGGGGAAAGTATTTGATTTTGTCAGTGATAGTGTGCGTTTTCACGCTGATGAAGAGGTCGCCCAGCGTGATTACCTGGCTCATCCGGGAGCAGTCGCCATCGCAGCGGTGCGTCCAGTATCTGGGGCGGATTCCTCCTCCCGGGAAATCTCCGATTGGGAAATTTTATTGGTGCGTCAATACCGGCATCCGGTGCGTGCCTTCCTCTGGGAAGTGCCAGCTGGGCTTTTAGATCACCAGGGTGAAGACCGCCTAGAGGCAGCTCAGCGAGAACTTTGGGAAGAAGCTAATCTTGAGGCCGAAACTTGGCAGGTGCTGGTGGATTTCTTCACTTCCCCCGGGGGCAGCAGTGAACATTTACGAGTGTTTTTAGCGCGCGAGGTTTCCTCTGCTACTGGCAAGCGCTTTGAGGCTAGCGAAGAAGAACGCGATATGGTCACCGCTTGGTTTACATTGGAGCAGGCTCGCGATGCCCTGCTATCTGGGAAGATGCACAATCCTTCAGCGATGGCAGCTATTTTGTCGGCGATTGAATCTTTGCGTCAGGGCTGGCAGGGGCTGCGGGAAACGGATTCGCCCTTTATTACCGATCCTCTACAGATTGAACGCTAA
- the murJ gene encoding murein biosynthesis integral membrane protein MurJ encodes MKKAGLKNRLPALASAVGLISVLTLLSRIFGFGRWLTQSAWVGTGAFANAYSTANQLPTVLFEVVAGGALAGVTIPILAGPIADRLHAEVQRVSSALITWALLLLTPVGLAVFLLAPWIGQVMPCPQGVDPQLQAHLISVFLQMFALQVPLYGLCVVGTGILQAHEEFLLPALGPLLNSLVVISTYAVFGYLTPSVADPGQVAHNAILILGWGTTAGVAAMSLPLFIPIYRLGIRWRPTLKLGEGRGRQALRLAGAGVGSLIAQQFSVLVIILVTRSYGAEGSLPIYQYSQSVYMLPYAVLAVPIATAMFPRLSGLLHRGGKAAFNPECAASTRLVTVVGMLGSALLGALALPVTDIFTRINPVPGMLWGLVAMAPGIVGYGLVYHVSRVLYALGGARQAVIAASAGWLTVAAFSWGLGATLPGMFSSRANGILLALGIAQSVGMSVGALGLLLGLRQLAGRQAVSGVGLSALKAAFLALVSGGAGWFVSGYFMGLWPSVIGTFAAAAIAGIVSAAIMSPLVIQEFRQQKRGAAPVADSAEEEVTKNQEGNLAD; translated from the coding sequence TTGAAAAAAGCGGGGTTAAAGAACCGGCTGCCCGCTCTGGCTTCGGCTGTCGGGCTAATCTCTGTTCTTACCTTACTATCGCGAATTTTTGGTTTTGGGCGCTGGCTCACCCAGTCGGCTTGGGTAGGCACTGGTGCCTTCGCGAATGCCTACTCCACTGCTAATCAGCTCCCTACTGTACTGTTCGAGGTGGTCGCGGGCGGAGCGCTCGCGGGAGTAACTATCCCTATCTTGGCCGGTCCGATTGCTGACCGTCTGCACGCGGAGGTGCAACGGGTATCGTCTGCGCTGATTACTTGGGCTCTACTACTGCTCACCCCGGTAGGTCTGGCAGTGTTTTTACTGGCTCCTTGGATAGGGCAGGTAATGCCGTGTCCCCAGGGGGTAGATCCCCAGCTACAAGCCCATTTAATCAGTGTTTTCTTACAAATGTTTGCCTTGCAAGTTCCGCTTTACGGTTTATGTGTAGTGGGTACCGGCATCTTGCAGGCGCACGAGGAATTTCTGCTGCCCGCTCTAGGACCGCTATTAAACTCCCTGGTAGTGATCAGTACCTACGCGGTTTTTGGTTACCTTACCCCTTCGGTTGCCGATCCTGGCCAGGTGGCGCATAACGCCATCTTGATTCTGGGTTGGGGAACGACTGCGGGGGTGGCGGCGATGAGCCTGCCCCTGTTTATCCCTATCTATCGTCTAGGGATTCGCTGGCGTCCCACTTTGAAACTAGGAGAAGGACGCGGGCGTCAGGCATTGCGCCTGGCAGGCGCAGGTGTAGGTTCTCTAATCGCGCAGCAGTTCTCAGTGCTAGTGATTATCCTGGTGACCCGCAGTTATGGTGCAGAAGGTTCTTTGCCCATCTATCAGTATTCCCAATCGGTTTATATGCTTCCTTATGCGGTGCTAGCAGTGCCGATTGCAACTGCCATGTTTCCGCGGCTGTCTGGTCTGCTGCACCGGGGCGGGAAAGCAGCCTTTAATCCCGAATGTGCGGCCTCTACCCGGTTGGTAACCGTGGTGGGAATGCTGGGGTCAGCGCTTCTGGGAGCCTTGGCGCTGCCGGTTACTGATATTTTTACTCGCATCAATCCGGTACCGGGCATGCTCTGGGGGCTGGTGGCAATGGCTCCCGGAATCGTAGGTTATGGGCTGGTCTACCATGTTTCCCGGGTACTTTATGCTCTGGGAGGAGCCCGGCAAGCGGTGATTGCCGCCTCTGCTGGTTGGTTAACCGTTGCGGCTTTTTCCTGGGGTTTGGGAGCAACCTTGCCCGGAATGTTTTCCAGTCGGGCAAACGGAATCCTCTTAGCTCTGGGAATCGCGCAATCGGTAGGGATGAGCGTAGGGGCGCTGGGATTATTGCTTGGTTTGCGTCAGCTAGCTGGTCGGCAGGCAGTTAGCGGTGTGGGTCTCTCTGCCTTGAAGGCTGCATTCTTGGCGCTGGTATCCGGGGGAGCCGGCTGGTTCGTGTCCGGATACTTTATGGGGCTGTGGCCGAGCGTAATCGGGACTTTCGCGGCGGCCGCGATCGCGGGAATCGTGAGCGCCGCGATTATGAGCCCCCTAGTGATTCAGGAATTCCGCCAGCAAAAGCGAGGAGCGGCTCCGGTGGCTGATTCTGCAGAGGAAGAGGTCACGAAAAACCAGGAAGGCAACCTTGCCGACTAG